The window AGAGACGGCTCATCGGCTGCTTCGATCAGCGTCGCCGCAGCGCCATCACCAAAGATTGTTCGCAAACTGCGATCGGCTTCGTGAATGTATTTGCTGTAGGTCTCAGCCGTGATCAGCAGCACCCGCTTCACCGAACCGCCGCGGATCAGGCCATCGGCCAGCGACAGACCATACACAAAGCCGGAACAACCGAGGTTGAAATCGAGCGCGCCGACGTTGGTGCGGAGGCCCAAGCGATGTTGTAACAAGCAAGCCGTCGTCGGCAGCGGATAGTCGGGAGTTTGTGTGCAGAGCAGAATGAAATCGATCGACTGCGGATCGATGTGGTGTTCGGCAAATAGCTTCTGACAAGCCTTCACGGCCAAGTCGGAGGCACACTCATCGGGCGCGGCAATGTGCCGGGCAGCGATGCCGGTCTTCTCGTAAATCGTGTCGAGATCCCAGCCGGGAAACAGCTCTTTTAATTGGGCATTCGTCTCGACCCGCTCGGGGAGATGAATGGCGATGGGTCCTACCGCTGCGTACTTCACGATCGCTGTTTTCCCGTTGCTTCGATCCTTATGGCGACCGGCGCGACCGCCCTGCCGAATCACTCAACCTTAGCGGTGGCGGAAACTTGGGTCAATTGGGAGAGCCCGCACATCGGCCCACTCCGCTATCCTTAATCCCCAGTCGCATCCTACCACCGGAACTCTCCATGCCAGCCGTCGCTCAAACCAAAGTCCAAGCCAGCAAAGTCGTCAAAGCCCTCGCCCTGGGTTACCCCGACGCCGAATGTGCGCTGATCCACGATAGCCCGTTCCAACTGCTGATTGCCACCATCCTTTCGGCCCAGTGCACCGACGAGCGGGTAAACATCGTCACCAAGGACCTCTTCGCCCAGTGCCCCACGCCACAAGCCATTGTCGATCTGCCGGTGAAGGATCTGGAAAAAATCATCCAAAGCGCCGGCTTCTACCGCATGAAAGCCAAGAACATCAAAGGCTGCTGCCAGAAGCTTGTGGATGATCACGGCGGCGAAGTGCCGCAGTCGCTCGCCGAACTGGTGGAACTTCCCGGTGTCGGCCGGAAGACGGCCAATGTCGTGCTCGGCACCTCTTTCGGCATTCCCTCGGGAATTGTCGTCGACACCCACGTCACGCGGCTGACCAATCGCCTCGGCTTGACCGACAAGCAGGACGCCGTAAAGATCGAAACTGAACTCATGCCGATCGTGCCGAAGCAGGAATGGATCAACTTCTCGCACCGCTTGATTCACCACGGCCGGCGGATTTGCAAAGCGCGCAAGCCACTGTGCAATGACTGCCTCATGCTGAAGTTCTGCCCGCAGGTGGGTGTGGATCAGATTGGCGAGAAGAAAAAGGACGCCGAGTAAGCCGTTGTCGCCTAGCCGAAATTGAGCACGCCGGGCCGACTCTTTTGGCCCAGAAAGGCGTTGAGTTGCGCCAGGTATTTGGGCGTAACACGGGTTTTGTGCGCGGTCACTTTTTTCAGATCGCGATACTGCTCGCCGGCGAACTCTTGCAGGTCAGCATCGCGAACGTTGGAGCCGGAGAGATCGATTTCCTCCAGGCCCGGGCGATTGCTGAGCCATTCGTGTACCAGTGCGAACATTCCTGGCTGGAAGGGAAAATTGTGAATCGTGACGAGGTGCGGCTGGTTTTTCTTCCAGGTGATCTGGCCGTTAAATGCCTGCATGATTTCGCTGAGGGTCTTATGGCCGAACCACCACTTCAGCTGATAGCCGAGTTCTGAGCCAGAAGCGATCGCCGTGATCACGTGACCAGCCGTGTGAATGATGTGATACACATGGACATTCTCGATCTGCGTTTCGCGAACAGTGATCGAAAGAAGGGCCTCGGACCCGGGCACGAGAGCCCCCAGCGGAATCGGCGCCCAGACGACGGGCTTGCTGATGGCGACCTGTTCGAGCTTGACCTCGATGTGTTTCACCTTGTCCCACGGAACCACCTGCGTGCCCCGCGGCCAAGGATAGTAAATCGTCAGCTCGTCGCCAAAGACCACCTCACGGCCGTTGCGGTAGGCATCGTAGAGAAAGTAGCAGCCGGTAAAACCCGCCAAGATGGCCACTAGCGAAAGCACGTAGCACGGAATGCCGACGAGCATGTTGGTGTCTTCGTCACCGAACGGCTGCGACGCAGAAACCCAAGCCGCGAACGCCAGCAGGGCGATTCCTGCCGGCAACGCCAGCGGCGCGAGGAGCAGTTGAAAGAGACTGTATTGGTTGGAGACCAGGCGATACATGGCAGGACTCGCGCGGGCTAAAGTAAAAATCTGGGCAGATCTGGATGCGAATTCTAATCCCAACTCGTTCGCCGGTTGGCTTTTGTTTGTGACTTGCTTTTCTTCTCGTTCAGCCGCCGCACCTTCGACCCCTTCGTGGGTTTCGTCGGTCGGCGTTTCTTCGGCGGGACGAGAATCTCTAGGATCATACCGCGAAGTTTGTCGAGGCAGAGCTGAATATTCTTCGGCTGATCGCGCGATTCCTGGCTGATGATCACGATCTCGCCCTGCGTGGTAATCCGGCTGGCAAACTTGTCGAGAAAGCGCCGCTTCACATCGTCGGGGAGCGAGGGGGACTGCGTCGCATCCCAATGCATGGTCGCTTTGCTACTGACCTTATTGACGTTCTGGCCGCCGGGGCCGCTGCTGCGAGCAAAGGTGAAGCGGAATTCGCTATCGGGAATCAAGATGCGGGAACTGATTTGCAGATCGGCCATGGATTGAGTTCACGGGTTAAGGTTTTGCTATCTGCAACCTTACAACCCCTGCCGGGCCAGAGCGAGATGCCGGGCTGACAAAATTACGCATGCGCATAAAAAAGCCCCGCGGCGAACCCACAACGCCGCGGGGCAGAAGGCACTCGTTATTTGCCGATCAACTACGGGAGCTGATCGACCTTACCACGGGCAGCGTCCGTATTGTCGGCCGGCTTTTCAAGCCGCACGAACACGAACGTCTGCGTCTTTTCCGGTCCCAGGTGGACCAGCACCGGCGTTTGATCTTGAGTCAGGTTGTAGATACCCGTCTCAAACACGATGTCCTTGTTGTCATCGATCGAGAAGGCCATACGCTGCGTCTTCTGATCGATCTTGCCGCTCAAAGAGTGTGTCTCATCGGTCTTCTTGTTGAAGAAGGTACCAGTCACGAAACCCTTCTTATCGACGGCCAACTGGATGAACCGCGAAGGCTCGATCTTGTCGGTCTCGCCAGGATCAGCCGTCTCGACTACCGCGAAGGTACCGAGGGCGAGCCATTCTTCGGCGTTCTGGCTGGGGACTTGGCTTGGGTCGATCGCGGCCAGAGCCGCAGCCGACTGAGCATATTCCTCGGCCGTACCAACCTGCGTACCGTCGACGTAGACGTTATTGTCGCGATAGACAACATTGCCGCCCGAGCCGTAGTCGTAGTAGTAAGGCGAGTTCCAGCCGTAACCGCTATAGAAGCCATTCACGCCACCCCAACCCGGGTTGCCCCACCAGTAACCCCAGGGGCGGTAACCGATGTAGTTGAAGTAACCGTAGGGGCGATACACATAGCGACCCGACCACCAGCGATTGCCGAAGTACGGATAGTTGTTGTTACCCCACCAGCGATTCACGCCGTTGTGGTAACCACCCCAGTAGTTGCCGCGGCCGACGTGAGCGCCCAGATAGTTGTAACCACCGAGGCCGATCGAGGCACCGATGATGCCGCCGAGGTTTGAGTTCAAACGGCTGTTGTTATAAATGCCGTTGTTGTACCAAGACGGCCGAAAACCATTCCGCGCGGCGAGGTTGGC is drawn from Anatilimnocola floriformis and contains these coding sequences:
- a CDS encoding 3-oxoacyl-ACP synthase III family protein; translation: MKYAAVGPIAIHLPERVETNAQLKELFPGWDLDTIYEKTGIAARHIAAPDECASDLAVKACQKLFAEHHIDPQSIDFILLCTQTPDYPLPTTACLLQHRLGLRTNVGALDFNLGCSGFVYGLSLADGLIRGGSVKRVLLITAETYSKYIHEADRSLRTIFGDGAAATLIEAADEPSLTAFQFGTDGTGADTLLVTKGGNRAEDAAIKPRHRHRWQSALYMDGPSLINFTVTAVPQLIDDTCRAANLTSDAIDLFLFHQATRKMLDQLRERLGLSEERMPMALEHCGNTVSSTLPILIDDLRRKGKLNRQMRNMLIGFGVGWSWAGCVWQDRWRR
- the nth gene encoding endonuclease III, producing MPAVAQTKVQASKVVKALALGYPDAECALIHDSPFQLLIATILSAQCTDERVNIVTKDLFAQCPTPQAIVDLPVKDLEKIIQSAGFYRMKAKNIKGCCQKLVDDHGGEVPQSLAELVELPGVGRKTANVVLGTSFGIPSGIVVDTHVTRLTNRLGLTDKQDAVKIETELMPIVPKQEWINFSHRLIHHGRRICKARKPLCNDCLMLKFCPQVGVDQIGEKKKDAE
- the arfB gene encoding alternative ribosome rescue aminoacyl-tRNA hydrolase ArfB; amino-acid sequence: MADLQISSRILIPDSEFRFTFARSSGPGGQNVNKVSSKATMHWDATQSPSLPDDVKRRFLDKFASRITTQGEIVIISQESRDQPKNIQLCLDKLRGMILEILVPPKKRRPTKPTKGSKVRRLNEKKSKSQTKANRRTSWD